CTTCACTCCGGCCCTTCGACTTCGCTCAGGGCAGAGCGGAATGCGCTTCGCGCGGCTTGTTTTTGGTATCCTTCGACTTCGCTCAGGACAGGCTCTGAAGCCGTGCCCTTCCACTTTAGTGCGCGTCTGATGGTTCCTGGCTGGTGTGGCGATTTTGAGACAGTTTGGTTCCATTTGGCGTCTGTAGAATCAAATCTGCACGGTACTCCCCCCGATGTACCCAAGGCCCCCTCGACGAAGGATCGTTTTCGCCACTATGCCAATTGAATTGAAACACCAGAACCGCCTTCTTTGCGGTGGTGCTGCTCTTATCGTTGCCTTATCGCTGGTGTCTTCGCTTGGCGCACAGCAAGTGACTGCGAATCAGAATGCGGCGCCGATGCTCGATGCGGCTTTGCCGGATGCTCCCATTGCGCAGACGAGTCAGGCCAGCCAATCGGGTCAGGCAGCCGATCCTTCATCAAGTACAACAGGCACAACGAGCCAGACGGATAATCCAGACGCGGTCAGCCCGAATGGGACGCAGCAGACGAAGCGCATTCTGGGCGTGATGCCGAACTTCCGGTCCGTCTCGGCGGACATTCAATTGCCGAGGCAGACGGCGAAGGACAAGCTGGTCGATGCTGCGCATGACAGCTTTGACTACTCCTCGTTCCTGCTGGCGGCGGTGCAGGCCGGGTTTTCGATGGAAGGGAAGTCGTATCCGGAGTTTCATCAGGGCGTGGTTGGGTATGGCCGGTACTACTGGCATACGCTGCTGGACACGGGTACGGAGAACTTCATGGTGGGCGGTGCGGGGCCGATTCTGTTTCATCAGGACAGCCGGTTTTATACGCTTGGGCATGGCTCGTTCGGGCATCGTGTGTGGTATGGTGCGACGCGTGTGTTTGTGACCAAGACGGATGATGGCGGGAGTGCGTTCAACTACTCGGAGATTGTGGGGTCGGGCGCATCGGCTGGGCTTTCGACGCTGTACTATCCGACGAAGTATCGGACGTGGACGAAGGTGGGGCAGAAGTGGCTGACGAGCGACATTATCGATTCGGCCAACTTCACGTTCAAGGAGTTCTGGCCGGATATTCATAAGGCGGTGTTTCATAACCGGTTTTGAACGGGGCGATGATGTTGTCGGGGCTATAAGGCATACCTAGGGGCTAAAGTCCCCTTGCGGTGACGGCTTGATGGAAGGAAGGCATACCCCAAGGGCTTACTGAACCGATCTTTCAGAGCCACTTACGTTCCATAATTGTGTTTCCGCCTTGCCTCGTGGTGCTCCGGGATAGAGCAGAGCCTGCCGGCTTTTCCAGCGTTCATCAAATCCTTCTTCCCACGGAAAAAGACCTTCGAAGTCAGGGCAGATGCATTGGAGGCTCGGGAAGTTGTCGCTTCCGTAGAACCACAGTGTACGCAGCATGAGCCGGTTGACCCAGACTTTGTCAACAGGCTTGAAGATGCAGCTGAGATCATTACCAATGAGGTCACGCGTGGGGATGTCCTCTTGGGCAGCAATTCCTTTGGCGTAGCGCCTACCCATTTCATTGATGATGAACTTCGCGAGATTGGGCGGGAACCCAGTCACAATAATTTCTGGTTGGCCGTATGTGTCGTAAAGCCCAGTGGAATACGTCCAACCTAATGCTCGATCATCCTCGGCTACGGAGATAATGCCGACGCCGAACTCGCGGATATGACGCAGAGTGTCCTCGAATGATTCAAATTTATGGTGGAGGGCGCTGAGTTCTGCAAGGCGGTTTGTCACACGTCTTGTATTCACAATTTTCTAGTTATACCGTGCGAGGTGGTTGGCGGGGCAAGCGGATAACAATGCGCACTCGCCGTCCGATGGAACAACGTCTTGATCTTCTACAGGCGCACCCGTAAAAGCGCCGGTGGAACGTGTTCATTCCCACCCATGCGCGGTGAGACTGCGCATGGATGGGGCACCCGAGCGGTGGTGACTGGCAAGCGAAATATAGGGATCTCTCCACTCCGCTTCGCTACGGTCGAGATGACGTACTTTTGTGGCTTGAATAGGCAAGCAACAACGCAGCCGCTCAGGTTTGTCTGAGCGGCTGCGTTGTTTAATGCGGAGGTGTTGTGGATGGTTATTTTGTCTCGGCGTGCTCCGTTTCGTGTGGGTAGTCTG
The Edaphobacter acidisoli genome window above contains:
- a CDS encoding DUF4262 domain-containing protein — encoded protein: MTNRLAELSALHHKFESFEDTLRHIREFGVGIISVAEDDRALGWTYSTGLYDTYGQPEIIVTGFPPNLAKFIINEMGRRYAKGIAAQEDIPTRDLIGNDLSCIFKPVDKVWVNRLMLRTLWFYGSDNFPSLQCICPDFEGLFPWEEGFDERWKSRQALLYPGAPRGKAETQLWNVSGSERSVQ